The DNA sequence AGTGATGGAATTTTATCTTCGTACTCAACTAAGCCAATGGCGTCGAGAAACATCGATCCAAGAAGGAGTGAAAGTAGAAACAAGAGTTTAAAAACCATCATATTGCACAAGCGAAAATCTAATCGTCTGTTCAGGAACAAACCTAACGACAAACTGCCTCTTCTGGCGGGTGTCTGTacgagaaaaccctcgaaaaattaaattggatCGAAATGGACAAATCACAATAAGGCTGCGTTTCCTAAGAGCTCCGCATATTTGACATAAAATAATGTGATGTACTTTTTTCGTAAAAGACAGACCTGGCTTACTtaagtacaaaaaaaaatagtgattTAATCAGCCAAAAAAGTGTGACTGCGTAGAAAACCTCATAAGATGATTTTGCTTTGGTTCTTAGCTCTCGTTCCATTTTTCACGCAATCAAAACATCGAAAAAGTCAGTTTGTCAGTCGTTTTTCTGTTGCTCTCTGAAATCTAGCGGGAAAAAAATCGAAGagcattaaaaagaaaatcgtATGGATTCTCTCTTAAGAGCTTATCAGAAAGTAGAAAACTGTATAGAATGTCGTTTGCCATGATCTTGCCATGCTTCCTTCGCTCTAAAGAACCATTTGTAATTTTCTACAACCTGTAGTTTGCCTTGTTCTATTTCAGTTTGAATTGTTTCTTTGCGGCCCTGCGTGCTGTTGTTACGCACCTTCCCGCCTTTGGGGAGATTGGAATTACGTTTATAGTGATCGTGAACAGTGAGTGCAGCGTTGGGTTTCAACTGTAAAGAACAAAAGGGAATCTTTTGAAGGTAACCTCGAAAGGTTTTTCTCCACGCTGGACTTTTTGATGCGTAGATGGTTGGCTTTACGAAACAATGGCACCACATGACCCATTTAAAACCAGTCTTAAGATCTCGTGGGATGCATCCAACTCCGAGCCCGTCTAAAAGCATTAAAAAACAGGCtggaaaaacttgaatcaaaCTGGTTCCTATAACAAACTTCAAAGTCAACGCGGAACTTGCGTAAACATTAATGGCTAACTTCTGAGCATTGGATTGGGCCATTGGGCAAACACTGTGATTTTTCTTTCGAATAACCTTACGAATTTGATGATAACAGAACGTTATGAACACTAAAGGCAGTAGTGCGAACAAGAGTATTATTAGAGTCACATAGATCAGTGCCAGGCCTCTCAAAGGTGGATGGTACCGTATTCCACACACATAGAATCCTTCAAAATATTCCACGGTGGCTTGATCGGGAGTCCAATCCACCCAGGGAAGTGATGTTAGAAAACTGAGGCCCCAGGCAGATGCAGCGAGTCCAGTGGCTCGCAGTAAAGATATTTCACACTGAAGAGGCTTGACAATCACAAGATATCTTTCGAATGCAATGATGGTCATATTTAAGACGGTTGTTTGAgtgaaaaataagttaaaaaatgCATTAGCCATGCagaatttttcacccaaaatCCAACCATCTGCTACCACCGAGACTAATGCAAATGGCATCACAAGAATGCTTGTCCCAAGATCTGCAATGCCTTGACTTGCAATAAACATATTAATCGCCGTTCGCATTCGCACATCAGCATAAACTGCATATATCAGAATTGCATTGCCAAAACTTGATACCAGCGTTATAAAGGTCAAGGGtaagattttgaaaacctttgcAGTCGCTGAGGAAGCAATGGATGCGTCGAAAGCCAGAGAAAGTAATTCACTGTTTGACAAGTTTTTGGCTGAGTGGTTCCACGAAGCCATGATGTATGAAGGATCGATTTCGAAGGCTTGTGTTATCAAATAATCGAGAGTAACGTCTTTCAAGATCAGGGTTCATGAAACTATATtgcctaaaaaaaagaaacctacGGAGTCAGTCTCGTGTATTTAcatgcatacatacatattCTTGTCTGTATATAGACAAGGTTAATTTGGGACAAAAATCAACGCAACTAAGAAACAAGTGAGAATGTGGCTCAGCCAAGAAATCAACCTGGGTCTCCAGATTACCGGTTGGATGCTTTAACCACGAGGCCACTGAACTCACCACACTGACAACACACACACACGATGTGGCCATATGATGGTCAGGTCCAAGGAGAGAATTTCACACATGGTCTGCTATCACTACAGTAACTCCTTCGGTCGATCGGTAATGCAAGGCCAAATCAATAAGGTAGGGAGGGAACCGATTGCCTTATTTCCTTAGGGTCACCTTTGTGGCTCAATCACATTTTCACTTACTTCCTCAATTGTGTCAGGAGCCCATCAATTGGAGAGCGAAGTACCCCACATTCCTGTAACGCCGTTATCATAGACggatttgtttttaaataaaatcaaatgtaGATTTTTGAGgggaggggaaaaccggagtacccggggaaaaacctctcagagcagagtagagaaccaacaaattcaaccAACATATGACAACGAGTCAAGGAATCAAGTTGGCAGGCAAGTGCTTTCACTGTGCCACTCCTACTCTCCAATATGATTATTTGGGGTGCATAAGTCGAATGTTAGTAAACGGCCTGTTTCCTTTGCGGAGTCTCCTTTGTTGCTGACTAAATcgacttttttattttaatttttgttttttatgtatttatcttttaattaaaaaaaaaaaagactaagTTAACTTCATTTCATGTGTTATATATTTGATCCCTAGACTGGTTACAAGTGGATTTGTAGGCTTCTGCTGGCTCGTcaccttgaaagaaaatgtgcCGGGAGGCCCGCTTCTTCCGCCACATAAAATCACCCCTTCGATAGCCGCTTTACCGGCGTGGTTGTCCTGGTAGTGCAGTGGTTATCACACTCGACTTGACTAGTATTGCGGGGGACGTGGGTTTAAATCCAACTCGggcaaattttctttcaaacatttttcctcTCTAATGTGATTATTTGGGGTGCAtgaattgagcagttgtttcACATATCGAACTAAGTCACATACAAATGAGTTATGGaaattgtttcactttccTGTTAGTACTCTGTGCAAAATTATGCTGAGCAGAATACATAATTGTACATCTTTAACCTTAGAATGAACACTTCACGAGGGCCCAGTTATTCGAAAGTCTATTTAGCTAATCATAGGTTAGCGTAAGTTTTAATAgctatttatttactgctAAAGGGAAGTTTGCcgcaaaattgtggcccaatgaGGTCGtacattacaaatttcttttccataaaccttaatcttgtgaaaggTCCTCCTTTAGCagcaaataaataacaattaaaaatttccagtaatccaggattagcttaatcaggctttgaccAACTAGGCCCTGAGTTCTATGCATCGATCTCTCCTTATACGAGCTTGAAGCAGCGAACGATGGTTTTCTCAATAATTCACGCTCAAAACCCTAGCAATTATCTATAGCTCTAGTTAAACTATTGTACGCTTTGATAACTGATGAAATCTTCAAACTACCACTTCATAATTAATACacatatatagatatatatatatatatatatatatatatatacatttttttttttttcttgcttcagAAAAAATACATGAAAGTTCCCCTAAGCCTTAAGTGGAGGAAtggacaaagaaaagaaaatacttaTTTATAAAACAATCTAAATTTCTTTGTGggtatttaaaattttattctaTTTATTCCTACAACATCAataatttcatgtttttataACACTTCTCTTTCGCCGTACTTATGTACTTACTGTTTTACATTCTCGGCGTCGGGTAACGATGTATCTCAATACATTCCGGTTTGATTATAACAAGAGCCTTTCTCTGACAACATCGAAAATCTTTACGAGTTGAAAAAAATCGTGGAGCAACTACAGAATTCAGGGCCACTCAGGGCCAGCATATGCAAATTGGTTAGAATCTTTTCTTGAACGAGGCAGATAAAAATaacagcttttgtttttcaatgatatggaaatgagaggccctgtattctgtagttaCGCCAAAATCGTTTGCCAAAACATTTGCGCCAAGGTGAAATTACATGTGTAGCTAGTCAGTGCAAACGACGACTAAATTTGGATGTGTAAACACTCTTGAATGAAACAAAGGCTGAGAAGAAAGAGTAACCATTGGACACCACGAGTGGGTTttctaaattttcatttgcatagCAATTTGTCTACAAGGATGTGTGACTCTCACAAAAATAACCGGTTATTTTATAATGTCAAGAGTTGGTACTCAAAATTCGAGCATTTAAAACGCGGGAAGGGCCGTGtgccaaaattttaaacataAATCTATCAAACtgaaatagataaataaaaaatcaaccagAGGAAGAATTATTTTGGACCACATTTTTCTGAACTGATAACGAGAGGAAAAACAACTTGGCTAATAGCTGAATACGTATACTTTGAAGAGTTTTCCATGCTATAATTATGTTGGGAAACAATCGATTATTACTCATGCAAGGTGtgaaattgcgttcataaatGACATAATTGGCGGTCTGCCGTAATTTTAATCTCTGCGAAAACAGAGATGATGAAACACGTTATCGATTTAAACTGATCATGTACCGAAGCCTCTCGATTTTGTGCAGATTTTTCCTTAGTAGCTTAACTGAAAATCGCCTGCATGTTAAGAGCTGTTTGTTAACAAATGTGAAGTTAAACCacatttgttattgttatataccttgactttcactcagctaaacgagcattgtgattggttgattcttggtcacgtgcccctgatcaaattcaaatgtatcccgatcgggatacaattgagcagttgttgtccgcgcgtcgcacgtgatcattgcatgactaaattaaaaatgacgtgatcttcagctcgtgctcacgtcagcttgacttttgaatttcgcatctcatagcaaagaggaAAGTTGTGGAgcaaataattaatgttactgtcgatttttataattcctagtgagtttttatttcttattgagattataaaagcatattattatattagctattactttttcatgtacttcGAAACGTTTTTAAGTTAAGACTTACTCATTCAGCAGGATTGACTATTGTTCTGCcgtctttaattttttgttgttgttcctctatgattgtttaagggaaagtctaaatatataacaaagcacctaatgtatggtccctcgggaaactagttagtttcgttttccctcgagtcctaatgcttccctcgacttcgtctcgggaaacattaggactctcgggaaaacaaaactaactgttccCCTCgagaccatacattaagtgtatattgtttctgtttttctagTAAACTTACCGCTGCCACTTTCTTGAACTTTCAAGGGTCTAGAACACTGTAAACTGTCTTTGCAAGTACTAGTTTTATTACTGACAGCACGAAATTTGAGTTCCAGTTTATAGCACATTTTCAATTCATGACCACTCCTTGAATCTCGGAATATTTATGGATGCGAATTGTTGTCCCGTTAGTTAACATTTTCATCTGCATAAGAATAGAACGAAATCCATTTTTCGTATGACACCTGCGATTTCGAGTAAAGATATGTATtcgaagaaaatgaaatgaatatatataaatatatatatatatatatatatatatatatatatatatatgtaaatcAGGGCGTAGCCAGCCTTTTTGCATGGAGGGGTTCTTATTGTATTTTGCTTGCCGGAGGCGCTTTTTGCTAGGGGGGGTCCAGGGGCATGCTCCGCcggaaaatttttgaattttgagtCTTCAGAAATGGcgtttccttgattttgagcacaaatttcCAATAACTTCAGCGCTTGACGTAGTTAGCATTTCTAAAGAAAATTACCTTTTATTAGTGAAAAATCCTCTGACAGAACGCTGCATTTTGCTAGGTATTTCTCTGCTAATTCCCTTTGCTAATTTAAACTATCCAGCCGTCACCTTTGACCTGACGacttcaagatggcggcaaaTCAATCACGACGTGCGCACAATTGAAAACGAGGCTGAAAAAGCTGCTGATTCCCACATTGCACCCTCCTATATACAGAAAGCtcgcatatatatatatatatatatatatacatacatacatacatatatatatacacccgttttcaaaaacgttgcgAATTCAAAATATGTATGTCATATACATAATTATGCCTTTCCTGCGCCTGTATCTTCAgtattttttgtcaaaaacaaaaattgtaagTAATGGTCACATCACGGGGCTGGTGTAATGTGTGTCCACGTTGCTTAAGTCTTTCTTCGGtatttatacatatatatgatatatattCCGAAATAGCAACGTTTATGTAAacgggtgtatatatatatatatatatatatatatatagacgGAGTAAATGTGGTAAACCAAACGATGAGCTCCCAGTAGAAGGATCCAGAAAGGATACAGTGCTTCAATGTGAATTCGTAGATGAGTGTAAAGCGATGGACATGAAACAA is a window from the Acropora palmata chromosome 1, jaAcrPala1.3, whole genome shotgun sequence genome containing:
- the LOC141892360 gene encoding G-protein coupled receptor 135-like, yielding MASWNHSAKNLSNSELLSLAFDASIASSATAKVFKILPLTFITLVSSFGNAILIYAVYADVRMRTAINMFIASQGIADLGTSILVMPFALVSVVADGWILGEKFCMANAFFNLFFTQTTVLNMTIIAFERYLVIVKPLQCEISLLRATGLAASAWGLSFLTSLPWVDWTPDQATVEYFEGFYVCGIRYHPPLRGLALIYVTLIILLFALLPLVFITFCYHQIRKVIRKKNHSVCPMAQSNAQKLAINVYASSALTLKFVIGTSLIQVFPACFLMLLDGLGVGCIPRDLKTGFKWVMWCHCFVKPTIYASKSPAWRKTFRGYLQKIPFCSLQLKPNAALTVHDHYKRNSNLPKGGKVRNNSTQGRKETIQTEIEQGKLQVVENYKWFFRAKEAWQDHGKRHSIQFSTF